One Neodiprion pinetum isolate iyNeoPine1 chromosome 1, iyNeoPine1.2, whole genome shotgun sequence genomic window carries:
- the Osi15 gene encoding uncharacterized protein Osi15, translating to MKWKIALLTVSLALVNAEPKKECESDMRCAEDKLTRVMDQLNGEDTIRIYGDMITLEKIPVDASEVSQYETDPLLSSVDRFLQSRKIHLSFPHDGSSADLFGRALGEKDVQLELRSFTQGASEGRSKLKKILIPVLLALKLKAMIVLPIVITLIGLVGIKGLGTGLAALLISGALALKALLTPPPLPPRVSYGIIKPHDIHTHDHWHRSQEEVSEPYRGWVPEYVDQFQGYQGYQGVP from the exons ATGAAGTGGAAAATCGCGCTGCTTACTGTAAGCCTTGCCCTTGTCAATGCGGAGCCAAAAAAGGAATGTGAGAGCGACATGCGCTGTGCCGAAGACAAGTTAACCCGAGTTATGGACCAACTAAATGGCGAAGATACCATTCGTATTTACGGTGACATGATCACATTGGAAAAAATACCAGTCGACGCTTCTGAAGTCAGTCAATATGAGACAGACCCACTTCTCAGCAGCGTAGACAGATTCCTGCAAAGCCGCAAAATTCATCTTAGTTTTCCCCATGACGGCTCGTCTGCTGATCTATTCGGAAGAGCTCTTGGCGAAAAAGACGTTCAATTAGAACTCAGAAGCTTCACTCAAGGCGCTTCAGAGG GACGTTCCAAACTCAAGAAAATCCTGATTCCTGTTCTACTGGCTCTGAAATTGAAGGCTATGATTGTTCTACCAATTGTCATCACCCTGATCGGTCTTGTTGGCATTAAGGGCTTGGGTACTGGACTCGCGGCTCTTCTAATTTCCGGTGCTCTAGCTCTCAAAGCTCTCCTTACGCCTCCGCCACTGCCTCCGAGAGTCAGCTACGGCATCATAAAGCCACAcgacatacatacacacgatCATTGGCACAGGTCTCAGGAAGAAGTAAGCGAGCCCTACCGAGGCTGGGTACCCGAATACGTCGATCAGTTCCAGGGCTATCAGGGTTACCAAGGTGTGCCGTGA
- the Osi14 gene encoding uncharacterized protein Osi14: MNRLIVLGLLATSAFAVPMPGSSGNLDCLNHEDMFSCIAVKSINFLGRAARSSDIQLIDGVTFVRDVPMERGGKMLETETELINELPREVVDKTFKLASMMFESVVSFLKSHSLKLSLPEGSIARTIEEARAKTKKSIHPLLAAAGLKIFALIPIALGGLALLVTKALFVGKIALLFAGILAFQKLFGSGSSTGNIFSKGVQPIAAWASAPASQSWSSAPSSSQSQGYYRSFDSNDAQHLAYGGQAPEEAK, translated from the exons ATGAACAGACTTATCGTTCTCGGGCTTTTGGCCACTTCCGCGTTCGCCGTGCCTATGCCTGGATCCAGTGGAAATTTGGATTGTCTAAATCACGAAGATATGTTCTCGTGCATCGCGGTAAAGAGCATCAATTTCTTGGGAAGAGCTGCAAGATCGAGTGACATCCAACTGATCGATGGCGTGACGTTTGTGCGAGATGTACCCA TGGAGCGAGGTGGTAAGATGTTGGAAACGGAAACGGAGCTAATAAATGAACTACCTCGGGAAGTAGTCGACAAGACTTTCAAGCTGGCTAGCATGATGTTCGAGTCTGTAGTGTCTTTCCTGAAGAGCCACAGTCTAAAGCTGAGCTTGCCCGAAGGATCGATCGCCCGCACCATTGAAGAAG CAAGAGCTAAAACCAAGAAATCGATCCATCCCCTGCTGGCTGCCGCTGGTTTGAAAATCTTCGCTTTGATCCCAATTGCATTGGGAGGACTTGCTCTGCTCGTGACGAAGGCCCTGTTTGTCGGTAAAATCGCTCTGCTTTTCGCCGGTATCTTGGCTTTCCAAAAGCTCTTTGGCAGTGGCAGCTCAACTGGTAACATCTTCAGCAAGGGAGTCCAGCCAATTGCTGCCTGGGCTTCAGCCCCGGCTTCTCAGAGTTGGTCGTCAGCTCCCTCATCTTCTCAGTCTCAGGGTTATTATAGAAGTTTCGATTCTAATGATGCTCAGCATCTTGCCTACGGTGGGCAAGCTCCCGAAGAAGCTAAGTAA
- the Osi13 gene encoding uncharacterized protein Osi13: MLSLCCIYLAFLLSQVSSQETPIEGTAIEENGSPGISGWVEDRAMSFFELFLPENNLVEGRKKKAKLSKYVLPLVVGFLLIKSILLPIALKTLAVLSGKAVILSLMSLILASIVGLKKVAQGSGSANYEVVNVPLSKYRRNEDYRRADPDDDDDLPYKYYRD, from the exons ATGTTATCGTTGTGCTGCATTTACTTGGCGTTTCTGTTGTCTCAAGTCAGCAGTCAGGAGACTCCAATTGAAGGTACTGCAATAGAAGAAAATGGATCTCCTGGCATCAGCGGATGGGTCGAAGACCGCGCCATgagtttttttgaattatttcttccaGAAAATAATCTCGTCGAAG GTCGCAAAAAGAAGGCGAAATTGAGCAAGTACGTTTTGCCTTTGGTAGTCGGTTTTTTGCTCATTAAATCAATCCTCCTTCCGATTGCCTTGAAGACTTTAGCTGTACTGAGCGGAAAGGCGGTGATACTAAGTTTGATGAGTCTCATCCTTGCGTCCATTGTGGGGCTCAAAAAGGTTGCTCAGGGATCAGGCAGTGCCAACTATGAAGTTGTAAACGTCCCATTGAGCAAGTATAGGCGAAACGAGGATTACAGACGAGCTGATcccgatgacgatgacgatttACCCTACAAATATTATcgagattga
- the LOC124220432 gene encoding uncharacterized protein — translation MKIRVTLIIFMCTTFAANADKFPETKDLAKKSEPRHRVYEYSRSIEAVSVDFGNANGGGRSEVTKHVRLSYTPDEEDISDSMVGNHIQKGSERSLQVLTSTRKNSKQPSKNLHSDGSTSSEKVVSRRRKDKMDDFMMPLLVAYKMKFAALIPILMGGMSLLVSTTALAGFFFSLFAAVLGLKTD, via the exons ATGAAGATAAGAGTGACCTTGATCATTTTTATGTGCACCACCTTTGCCGCGAACGCTGATAAGTTTCCAGAGACAAAAGATCTGGCGAAGAAGTCCGAACCAAGGCACCGAGTGTACGAGTATTCAAGAAGCATCGAAGCCGTCAGCGTAGATTTCGGTAATGCAAATGGCGGAGGTCGAAGTGAAGTTACGAAGCATGTGCGCCTCTCCTACACCCCAGATGAAGAAGATATCTCAGACAGTATGGTGGGAAATCATATTCAGAAGGGATCCGAGAGGTCATTGCAGGTGCTGACTAGTACGAGGAAGAACTCTAAGCAGCCATCGAAAAATCTTCACTCTGATGGCTCGACCTCGAGCGAGAAAG TTGTGTCGAGGAGGAGAAAGGACAAGATGGACGATTTCATGATGCCACTCTTAGTGGcttacaaaatgaaatttgctGCATTGATACCAATACTAATGGGTGGGATGTCACTGCTGGTCTCAACAACAGCTTTGGCTGGATTCTTCTTTTCACTGTTCGCCGCCGTGCTAGGACTCAAAACCGACTAA
- the Osi12 gene encoding uncharacterized protein Osi12, with protein MTFAKSFGFLLVLMISSKLARAADDADIIEKGYRTAFRVYEECQQQDIGLSPCLKKKAISFLDRFGRINSNIPITENVELIKNDHVDTQRYSEQDLESLGRAGSFREETLNTILFNKITSLMNGFDLQISLPKMTSTDLKRSIEEGRGKMKKMMGMMMMGMGMKMIAMVPLGMMGLFLLAGKAFIIAKIALVLSLIIALKKLLQQKQGGGGGDMHHGGGWQSSGGGGGGGWDRSMRSLGLDAVVPVPEGFKQTDESFAHSLAYKGQINDSR; from the coding sequence ATGACCTTCGCAAAAAGCTTCGGTTTTCTTTTGGTGTTGATGATATCGTCGAAGCTTGCCAGGGCAGCGGATGACGCTGATATCATTGAAAAAGGCTATAGAACCGCCTTTCGTGTGTACGAGGAGTGCCAGCAGCAGGACATCGGTCTCTCGCCATGTTTGAAGAAGAAGGCGATTTCTTTTCTCGATAGATTCGGGAGAATTAACAGCAACATACCGATCACCGAAAACGTTGAATTGATCAAGAACGATCATGTAGATACACAGCGCTACTCTGAACAGGATCTCGAATCTCTAGGCAGAGCCGGATCTTTCAGAGAAGAGACGTTGAACACAATCCTGTTCAACAAGATCACCTCTCTAATGAACGGTTTTGATCTACAAATAAGTCTGCCAAAAATGACGTCTACTGACCTCAAAAGAAGTATCGAAGAAGGTCGTGGTAAGATGAAGAAAATGATGGGCATGATGATGATGGGTATGGGCATGAAGATGATCGCTATGGTACCACTGGGGATGATGGGCCTGTTCCTGCTGGCGGGAAAGGCTTTCATCATTGCTAAAATAGCTCTGGTCCTCTCCCTCATCATTGCCTTGAAGAAGCTGCTCCAGCAGAAAcaaggaggtggaggaggagacATGCACCACGGTGGGGGCTGGCAGAGCAGcggtggcggcggcggcggaggCTGGGATAGGAGCATGAGGAGTCTGGGTCTAGACGCCGTTGTACCTGTTCCCGAAGGCTTCAAGCAGACGGATGAGAGTTTCGCTCACAGCTTAGCCTACAAAGGACAAATCAACGATTCCCGTTAA
- the LOC138191413 gene encoding uncharacterized protein: MDRGVFVILLLVWAKVEASNTTSGSSWTVVLRVFENCIDKNDSLGCLQQKVLNFASRITQAKSLEILEGFKFVRDENFARSTNHAESTDPESTAWSDQIWNKIWTFFTTHSVEVNIPKLYEFNLHEARGKKDKGYGGMLMIAAAAKGAMIWMGMQAIAALAGKALIVAKVALTIASVIALKKLLEGSGGKTSYEIIKHPQHTYVQTHSSSHEYGGGSHGGGGGGGGGGYEGHYRKRSIARTRLNRNPEPEPSGEITGPSDARRFELSNKHPNVGLSSVSSSPSSGALNYVGEKYILYKHTADQGQSGNSEPDRFGFGTKNTNDITELEKKTFDNNDREFSPSQLRRSLFTKFV; this comes from the exons atggaTAGAGGAGTGTTCGTTATTCTGCTACTCGTTTGGGCCAAAGTGGAAGCCTCGAACACGACGTCAGGATCCAGTTGGACCGTAGTATTGagagtgtttgaaaattgtatcgaCAAAAATGATTCACTCGGCTGCTTGCAGCAGAAGGTACTGAACTTTGCAAGCCGCATCACACAGGCAAAGAGCCTGGAGATTCTCGAAGGATTTAAATTTGTACGAGACGAAAACTTCGCCAGAAGCACCAATCATGCAGAATCAACTGATCCGGAGAGCACAGCCTGGAGTGATCAAATCTGGAACAAGATTTGGACGTTCTTTACTACCCACAGTGTCGAAGTGAACATACCAAAACTCTATGAGTTCAATCTACATGAAG CCCGCGGGAAAAAGGATAAAGGCTACGGCGGAATGCTGATGATTGCTGCAGCTGCTAAGGGTGCCATGATTTGGATGGGGATGCAGGCGATCGCGGCGCTCGCTGGCAAAGCCTTGATAGTTGCTAAGGTAGCTCTAACCATTGCTTCGGTTATAGCGCTGAAGAAGCTGCTTG AAGGAAGTGGTGGAAAGACTTCGTACGAGATAATCAAGCACCCTCAACACACCTACGTGCAGACGCACAGCTCAAGCCACGAATACGGAGGTGGAAGTCACGGCGGCGGAGGCGGCGGCGGAGGCGGAGGATACGAAGGTCATTACCGCAAGCGAAGCATCGCCAGAACCAGGCTGAACAGAAACCCGGAACCGGAACCGTCTGGTGAAATAACTGGGCCATCAGATGCCAGGAGATTTGAATTGTCAAACAAGCATCCCAATGTCGGCCTTTCGAGTGTTTCAAGCAGCCCGAGTAGTGGCGCCCTGAATTAtgttggtgaaaaatatattttgtacaaGCACACGGCTGATCAGGGTCAAAGCGGGAATTCTGAACCCGATCGTTTTGGTTTCGGGACAAAAAACACGAATGATATTACggaattggagaaaaaaacgtTCGATAACAACGATAGAGAGTTTTCCCCGTCACAACTGAGGAGATCGTTGTTTACGAAATTCGTTTGA
- the LOC124222199 gene encoding uncharacterized protein: MMQRHAVVFTLIIMLASFSNLSLAAQNEYTQLFGKCAEEKNTFDCLKRKALNILDSAVKEDSVYTLNDLISIKRDPKFVVISDNSRSLENDTLDDQLERKFYEYLSSRSIQFTIPGNIIEGRKKKDKYGGMLMMGGLAMAGMMAQLAMGKIAFLAGTALLTAKIALVISAIIGLKKLASGGGGGHEVIYATATEHHGGGGGGGGSYGGGWQRSFGGPNLTGNSAVYPVYTGAVSGGHDLAYSGQRSQS; this comes from the exons ATGATGCAGAGGCACGCCGTTGTTTTCACACTGATTATCATGCTTGCGAGTTTTTCGAATCTCTCGCTTGCCGCTCAAAACGAATACACTCAGCTGTTTGGCAAATGTGCCGAAGAAAAGAATACCTTCGACTGTCTCAAACGGAAGGCACTTAATATTCTCGATTCTGCGGTGAAGGAAGACTCAGTTTACACTTTGAATGATTTGATCTCGATAAAGAGGGATCCAAAGTTCGTCGTGATATCGGATAACTCGCGAAGCTTGGAGAACGACACGCTGGACGATCAGCTTGAGAGGAAATTTTACGAGTACCTTTCCTCGCGAAGCATTCAGTTCACTATTCCCGGAAACATAATTGAAG GTCGTAAGAAGAAGGACAAATATGGTGGTATGCTCATGATGGGTGGACTGGCAATGGCTG GTATGATGGCGCAGCTGGCAATGGGCAAGATCGCATTTCTTGCGGGAACCGCACTTTTGACGGCGAAAATCGCCCTCGTAATCAGCGCCATAATTGGCCTGAAAAAGTTGGCCAGCGGCGGAGGCGGCGGACACGAAGTTATCTACGCAACAGCTACGGAACACCATGGAggtgggggtggaggtggTGGATCCTATGGCGGGGGCTGGCAACGATCCTTTGGAGGACCCAATCTGACCGGAAACAGCGCTGTGTATCCAGTGTACACGGGTGCGGTAAGCGGCGGACATGATTTGGCCTACAGTGGCCAAAGGTCTCAGAGTTGA